A segment of the Paenarthrobacter ureafaciens genome:
GATGTGGCGGTCGTTCCTGCGGCCCTGCGCGAGGCCGGGAGGAAGCTGCTGATCATGGACGTCGACTCGACCCTTATCCAGCAGGAAGTCATCGAGTTGCTGGCCGCCCACGCCGGAAAGCGCGACGAAGTGGCCGCAGTCACCGAGGCGGCCATGCGTGGCGAGTTGGATTTCGCCCAGAGCCTTCACGCCCGCGTAGCCGTGCTGGCAGGCTTGCCCGCCGCCGTCGTCGATTCCGTGCGTGACGAGGTGCGCCTCAGTTTGGGTGCGGCGGAACTGGTGGCCGCGTTCAAGGCAGCCGGCCACGTTGTCGCCGTTGTTTCCGGGGGCTTCAACCAGATCCTCGGACCTATCGCCAGGGATCTCGCCTTGGATCACTGGATTGCCAACGAACTGGAGATCGTCGACGGCGCTTTGACAGGAAAAATTCTTGGCGCAGTGATCGACAGGGCAGCGAAGGAAAAATACCTGCGCGAGTGGTCTGCAGCTGCGGGCATCCCCCTTGAACACACCATTGCCGTGGGCGATGGCGCCAATGACCTTGACATGCTG
Coding sequences within it:
- the serB gene encoding phosphoserine phosphatase SerB; translated protein: MTSNLAAVSYGVNVNPESLDEVRKALAAFGATVWSESSTSSTTQSGDARYEVHTISFSAEAGTAETLGTLRRLVSDAAPAGIDVAVVPAALREAGRKLLIMDVDSTLIQQEVIELLAAHAGKRDEVAAVTEAAMRGELDFAQSLHARVAVLAGLPAAVVDSVRDEVRLSLGAAELVAAFKAAGHVVAVVSGGFNQILGPIARDLALDHWIANELEIVDGALTGKILGAVIDRAAKEKYLREWSAAAGIPLEHTIAVGDGANDLDMLGAAGIGVAFNAKPAVRAVADAAVNMPYLDAVRHIANV